A DNA window from Daucus carota subsp. sativus chromosome 3, DH1 v3.0, whole genome shotgun sequence contains the following coding sequences:
- the LOC108211143 gene encoding peptide methionine sulfoxide reductase A3 has translation MLIIRTTTTSPPPSLFSPSLITSLHRLSLSKKSHFSPAPTTTRPSSLYTSPKMNFLSRLGFGSKTPAQSYSTEPSSSIALGPDDDVPGPGQAFAQFGAGCFWGVELAFQRVPGVSKTEVGYSQGVVDNPSYNDVCSGTTKHSEVVRVQYDPKECSYGNLLDVFWSRHDPTTLNRQGGDVGTQYRSGIYYYTPEQEKEALESMERQQKLLNRKIVTEILPAKKFYRAEEYHQQYLAKGGRFGFRQSTEKGCNDPIRCYG, from the exons ATGCTCATCATCagaaccaccaccacctctccTCCACCCTCTCTCTTCTCCCCCTCTCTCATCACCTCTCTCCaccgcctctctctctctaaaaaaTCCCATTTCTCTCCCGCCCCCACAACCACCCGCCCCTCCTCTCTCTACACTTCCCCCAAGATGAACTTCCTCTCCAGACTCGGGTTCGGGTCAAAAACCCCCGCCCAATCATACTCCACCGAACCGTCTTCTTCTATTGCTCTAGGACCCGACGATGATGTTCCGGGTCCGGGTCAGGCGTTCGCCCAGTTCGGAGCCGGGTGTTTCTGGGGCGTGGAGCTGGCGTTCCAGAGAGTGCCGGGTGTGAGTAAAACTGAAGTCGGGTATTCGCAAGGTGTGGTGGATAATCCGAGTTATAATGATGTTTGTTCTGGGACAACGAAACATTCGGAGGTTGTTCGGGTTCAGTATGACCCGAAAGAGTGTAGCTATGGGAATTTGCTTGATGTGTTTTGGTCTAGACATGATCCTACCACACTTAATCGTCAG GGAGGTGATGTTGGCACACAATATCGTTCTGGAATATACTACTACACACCTGAGCAAGAGAAGGAAGCATTAGAAAGCATGGAGAGACAGCAGAAGCTCTTGAACAGGAAGATCGTCACCGAGATTTTACCTGCCAAAAAGTTTTATCGGGCGGAGGAGTATCATCAGCAATACCTTGCTAAGGGTGGCAGATTTGGTTTTAGACAATCCACTGAGAAAGGCTGCAACGACCCTATTAGATGCTATGGTTAA
- the LOC108211337 gene encoding blue copper protein-like, producing the protein MAPKLLLISLVVILCLSSTCTASTYLVGGTSGWDISTNLDSWTTDKQFNVGDVLVFLYSSTHSVWKVNKEKYQSCSRKNVEESSGKGNTSFTLTEPGETYFICGNKLHCLGGMKIQVTALGEAPTQSPAAAPMMSAQAPESGGGVSSLPRPLSKNINKPGNVVPSSAAMFNHFTISEYLSIGLFGFLHSGSTVLSSPTSAIFLLLTERPRIPGLYYVIEVDGEKRDLPAYLP; encoded by the exons ATGGCGCCAAAACTACTGCTCATTTCCCTTGTTGTGATCCTCTGTCTTTCTTCAACATGCACTGCTTCGACCTACCTGGTCGGGGGCACCTCCGGTTGGGATATCAGCACTAATCTTGATTCATGGACGACGGATAAACAGTTCAATGTGGGCGATGTTCTtg TTTTTCTGTATTCATCGACGCATAGTGTTTGGAAGGTAAACAAAGAAAAGTACCAGTCGTGCAGTAGGAAAAATGTAGAGGAATCAAGTGGCAAGGGGAATACATCGTTTACTCTGACAGAGCCGGGAGAGACCTACTTTATTTGCGGTAACAAGTTACATTGTCTGGGAGGAATGAAAATTCAGGTGACTGCTTTAGGAGAAGCTCCAACACAATCTCCAGCAGCAGCTCCGATGATGAGTGCTCAGGCCCCGGAGTCTGGTGGAGGAGTGTCGAGTCTTCCTCGGCCACTGTCGAAGAATATTAATAAACCTGGGAATGTTGTTCCTAGTTCAGCAGCCATGTTTAATCATTTTACGATATCAGAGTACTTGTCCATTGGCTTGTTTGGTTTTCTG CATAGTGGCTCTACTGTGCTCTCCAGTCCCACCTCGGCTATATTCCTACTACTCACTGAACGACCAAGAATTCCTGGATTATACTATGTCATTGAGGTAGATGGAGAGAAGCGGGATCTACCTGCCTACCTCCCTTAA